One Streptococcus gallolyticus subsp. gallolyticus DSM 16831 DNA window includes the following coding sequences:
- the guaC gene encoding GMP reductase: MYNEMPVFDYEDIQLIPNKCIISSRSEADTQVTLGDYTFKLPVIPANMQTIIDENIAEDLAKNGYFYIMHRFDEEARKPFVERMHEQGLIASISVGVKDYEYDFVTSLKDDAPEFITIDIAHGHSDSVINMIQHIKKELPKTFVIAGNVGTPEAVRELENAGADATKVGIGPGKVCITKVKTGFGTGGWQLAALRWCAKAARKPIIADGGIRTHGDIAKSIRFGATMVMIGSLFAGHLESPGKLVEVDGEQYKEYYGSASEYQKGEHKNVEGKKILLPVKGHLKDTLVEMQEDLQSAISYAGGRDLHSLTRVDYVIVKNSIWNGDSI; encoded by the coding sequence ATGTATAACGAAATGCCTGTCTTTGATTACGAAGATATCCAATTGATTCCAAACAAATGTATCATCAGTAGTCGTTCGGAAGCTGACACGCAAGTGACACTTGGCGATTATACCTTTAAATTGCCTGTTATTCCTGCCAATATGCAGACCATTATTGATGAAAACATCGCAGAAGATTTGGCTAAGAATGGGTATTTTTACATTATGCACCGTTTTGATGAAGAGGCTCGTAAACCATTTGTTGAGCGTATGCACGAACAAGGGTTAATTGCGTCTATTTCAGTAGGTGTTAAAGACTATGAGTACGATTTCGTCACAAGTTTAAAAGATGATGCGCCTGAATTTATCACAATTGACATTGCCCATGGACATTCTGATAGTGTGATTAACATGATTCAACACATCAAAAAAGAATTGCCTAAAACCTTTGTCATTGCTGGTAATGTTGGAACGCCAGAGGCTGTTCGTGAGTTGGAAAATGCTGGCGCTGATGCTACGAAAGTTGGGATTGGTCCAGGGAAAGTCTGTATCACTAAAGTAAAAACTGGCTTTGGAACGGGTGGGTGGCAATTAGCTGCGCTTCGTTGGTGTGCCAAAGCTGCTCGTAAGCCGATTATTGCTGACGGCGGAATTCGTACGCACGGCGATATTGCCAAGTCAATCCGCTTTGGTGCAACAATGGTTATGATTGGTTCATTATTTGCAGGGCATTTGGAAAGCCCAGGAAAATTGGTCGAAGTAGATGGTGAGCAGTATAAAGAATATTACGGTTCAGCTTCTGAATACCAAAAAGGTGAACATAAAAACGTCGAAGGAAAGAAAATTTTATTACCAGTCAAAGGGCATTTGAAAGATACTCTGGTTGAAATGCAAGAAGACCTTCAAAGTGCAATTTCCTATGCTGGTGGACGTGATTTGCACAGCTTAACACGTGTTGATTACGTCATCGTTAAAAATTCCATTTGGAATGGTGATTCGATTTAA
- a CDS encoding ABC transporter permease, protein MNFIKRAWLATKAKKGRTALLILVTSAILIFVLAGLTIKNAADSAVESAKSEAGATVTLSVNREAMMKAFNPDSDSSSDDSSDDSSATTSVDLATAESIAEKDGVASYLFTTTTTATAGDDISAISTSSSSSSDDSDSSSDDSSDSNQPSGRGGMEMTSGDFTITGVNSTDYVSDFTSGTSEITDGVGITSDTADNSAVISSDLADANDLSVGDTFTVTTTVDDTETSYTLTVVGIYENSSTATTAQMMSNASNPQNNIYTNLTTADTMKGETDTLDSAVYTLSNPEDMDDFVDEVESEIDTDSYSVTSSDEIYEQMLSPLNNISSIAQNIVILVAIAGAVILTLIVILSIRERRYEIGVLMSLGENRIKIIGQFFMELFMVTVVSLIIASFAGNFVGNALGNQLLSSSTSTEQTTQTSGQNGGGPGQDTNSSDSNNSDSGQKSGAPGGGGGRGGMGNMVSMATSSTQEIDDLDIKLTGTDVAKLGGIALLISFVSTILASIGIIRMKPKDILSSN, encoded by the coding sequence ATGAACTTTATTAAGCGAGCTTGGCTTGCGACAAAAGCAAAGAAAGGACGTACGGCACTACTAATTTTAGTAACTAGTGCTATTTTAATTTTCGTTTTAGCTGGATTGACCATTAAAAATGCTGCCGATTCAGCTGTCGAATCAGCCAAAAGTGAAGCTGGCGCAACAGTCACCTTATCTGTTAATCGGGAAGCGATGATGAAAGCTTTCAATCCTGACAGCGACAGCAGTTCTGATGATTCTAGTGACGATAGTTCAGCAACTACTTCTGTTGACCTTGCGACAGCCGAGTCTATCGCTGAAAAAGACGGCGTAGCTTCTTATCTCTTTACCACAACAACGACAGCAACAGCTGGTGATGATATTTCTGCTATTTCGACATCATCTTCATCTTCTTCAGATGATTCAGATTCAAGCAGCGATGATTCATCTGATAGCAATCAACCCTCTGGTCGTGGCGGTATGGAAATGACATCTGGTGACTTTACCATTACAGGTGTCAACAGCACTGATTACGTGAGTGACTTTACATCTGGCACAAGTGAAATCACTGACGGTGTTGGTATCACGTCTGATACTGCGGATAATTCTGCGGTGATTTCTTCAGATTTAGCTGACGCTAATGACCTTAGTGTCGGAGATACCTTTACCGTAACAACAACCGTAGATGATACTGAAACAAGTTATACATTGACTGTCGTTGGTATCTATGAGAATTCATCAACAGCTACTACGGCTCAAATGATGTCTAATGCTTCAAATCCTCAAAACAATATCTACACCAATCTAACAACAGCAGATACAATGAAAGGTGAAACAGACACACTTGATTCAGCTGTTTATACTCTCTCAAATCCAGAAGATATGGACGATTTCGTTGACGAAGTAGAATCTGAAATCGATACTGATTCTTACTCTGTCACTTCAAGTGATGAAATCTACGAACAAATGCTTTCACCACTTAACAATATTTCATCAATCGCTCAAAACATCGTTATCTTGGTAGCAATCGCTGGCGCTGTTATCTTGACACTTATTGTTATCCTTAGCATTCGCGAACGTCGTTATGAAATTGGTGTTCTGATGAGCCTCGGTGAAAATCGCATTAAGATTATCGGTCAATTCTTTATGGAACTCTTCATGGTAACGGTGGTATCACTTATTATTGCTTCATTTGCTGGTAATTTTGTGGGAAATGCGCTCGGTAATCAGCTCTTGTCATCATCAACTTCTACCGAACAAACGACCCAAACTTCAGGACAAAATGGCGGTGGTCCTGGTCAAGATACTAATTCTTCTGACAGCAACAATAGTGATTCTGGTCAAAAATCTGGTGCCCCTGGTGGCGGAGGCGGTCGTGGCGGCATGGGTAATATGGTATCAATGGCAACCTCTTCAACTCAAGAAATCGATGACCTTGATATCAAATTAACAGGAACTGATGTCGCAAAACTTGGTGGAATTGCACTTCTGATTTCATTTGTTTCAACAATTCTTGCAAGTATTGGCATTATCCGCATGAAACCTAAGGATATCTTATCATCTAACTAG
- a CDS encoding ABC transporter ATP-binding protein, with amino-acid sequence MTLRTHNIGYWYTNNPDDYLFKDVNLTFEKGKVYSILGQSGSGKTTFLSLLAGLDSPKAGEIYLEDNDINKSGLTNYRKNSVSTIFQAYNLMTYMTARQNVQTALEISNKPVDNAKIEELFELVGIPKEMIDKPVLQLSGGQQQRVAIVRALATEHDLIIADEPTGNLDEETTQDIVNIFKDIAHKQNKTVIIVTHETAVAQETDVTFELKKKQFTEV; translated from the coding sequence ATGACTTTACGAACACATAATATCGGTTATTGGTACACCAACAATCCTGACGATTATCTTTTTAAAGACGTTAATCTAACCTTTGAAAAAGGGAAAGTTTACTCTATTCTTGGTCAGTCAGGAAGCGGAAAAACAACTTTCCTTTCTCTACTAGCTGGCTTAGATAGCCCCAAAGCTGGTGAAATTTATTTGGAAGATAATGATATCAATAAATCTGGTTTGACCAATTATCGTAAAAACTCTGTTTCAACGATTTTCCAAGCTTATAATTTAATGACCTACATGACTGCTCGTCAAAATGTTCAAACGGCGCTAGAAATCTCTAACAAACCCGTGGACAATGCCAAAATCGAAGAACTTTTTGAACTCGTTGGTATTCCCAAAGAAATGATTGACAAGCCAGTTCTTCAACTCTCTGGTGGGCAACAACAGCGTGTTGCTATCGTTCGCGCTTTAGCAACAGAACATGATTTAATTATCGCTGACGAACCGACAGGAAACTTGGACGAAGAAACAACACAAGACATTGTCAATATCTTCAAAGATATTGCACATAAGCAAAATAAAACCGTTATTATCGTCACTCACGAAACAGCTGTCGCTCAAGAAACAGACGTCACGTTTGAACTCAAGAAAAAACAATTTACAGAGGTTTAG
- a CDS encoding helix-turn-helix transcriptional regulator translates to MKKSERLNHELIFLSERPFFQLKDLMAEFQISKRTALRDMAALEDMGLAFYTETGKNGGYHLVSQTLLTPIYFTQDDLTMIFYALNSLRRLSVTPFDKSYPQIFEKLLVSLSTAQREYVLKILNVLEFYDVPVISSSTFLRELLEATVDEHILHIDYKQTERLQQLIQVYKVFYRSGIWFFEAYLVDEDKWKTYRVDCLLACERAENQENRQKRTQLEKSFRAFYQDYLTISFKCEIDGAGKEHFLKGAYRDMQLHEENGQYYIVGHFSREELDYMVQYLITFGKHLTVMEPDFLREAYLAELQEIVDRYAQ, encoded by the coding sequence ATGAAAAAATCAGAACGCCTTAACCACGAACTTATTTTTCTGTCAGAACGCCCATTTTTTCAATTGAAAGATTTAATGGCAGAATTTCAGATTTCAAAACGAACAGCTTTGCGAGACATGGCTGCACTAGAAGATATGGGACTGGCTTTTTATACGGAAACTGGTAAAAACGGTGGCTATCATCTGGTTAGTCAGACCTTGCTGACACCGATTTATTTCACCCAAGACGATTTGACAATGATTTTTTATGCCTTAAATTCATTGCGCAGACTTTCTGTGACACCATTTGATAAAAGTTATCCGCAGATATTTGAAAAACTTTTGGTCTCTTTATCGACAGCACAGCGAGAATATGTTTTAAAAATCTTAAACGTTTTGGAATTTTACGATGTTCCTGTCATTTCATCTAGCACATTTTTGCGCGAATTATTGGAAGCGACGGTAGATGAGCATATTTTACACATTGACTATAAGCAAACGGAGCGCTTACAGCAGTTGATACAAGTCTATAAAGTTTTTTATCGTAGTGGGATTTGGTTTTTTGAAGCTTATTTGGTGGATGAGGACAAATGGAAAACCTATCGTGTGGATTGTTTGCTTGCTTGTGAGAGGGCAGAAAACCAAGAAAACCGTCAAAAGCGCACGCAGTTAGAGAAGTCTTTTAGGGCATTTTACCAAGATTATCTGACAATTTCTTTTAAGTGCGAAATCGATGGTGCTGGAAAAGAGCATTTTTTAAAGGGGGCTTATCGTGATATGCAACTCCACGAAGAAAATGGTCAGTATTATATTGTAGGACATTTTAGTAGAGAAGAATTGGACTATATGGTACAATACTTAATCACTTTTGGAAAACATTTAACTGTGATGGAGCCTGATTTTTTACGCGAGGCTTATTTAGCAGAATTACAAGAAATCGTTGACCGCTACGCACAATAA
- a CDS encoding TMEM175 family protein — MNKGRLEAFTDAIVAIIITILVLELPKPDSYTISTLFEHWQAYIAYISSFTLLLGVWYNHHNLFKSIEVIDRRVFWVNGVWLLIQSFIPFVTSWIGDYPDHAQPLVTFIVLSILWTMSYRLLYHFLSEINDQMPPYPYRVTLNIITVYIVLIVIALIQPLLGLLALASYNIYGVFRPAAF, encoded by the coding sequence ATGAACAAAGGAAGATTGGAAGCTTTTACAGATGCCATTGTTGCCATTATTATAACGATATTAGTTTTGGAATTGCCAAAGCCAGATAGCTATACCATCTCGACGCTTTTTGAACATTGGCAAGCTTACATTGCTTACATATCATCGTTTACCTTGTTATTAGGTGTTTGGTATAATCATCATAATTTATTTAAATCAATTGAAGTGATTGACCGCAGGGTCTTTTGGGTTAATGGTGTGTGGTTATTGATTCAGTCATTTATCCCATTTGTAACTTCATGGATTGGTGATTATCCTGATCACGCCCAACCTTTGGTGACCTTTATTGTACTGAGCATATTGTGGACCATGTCTTATCGATTACTTTATCATTTCCTGAGTGAGATTAATGACCAAATGCCACCTTATCCTTATCGTGTAACGCTAAATATCATAACAGTTTATATTGTCTTGATTGTAATAGCGCTTATTCAACCGCTTTTAGGATTATTAGCCTTAGCTTCTTATAATATTTATGGTGTTTTTCGCCCAGCAGCATTTTAA
- a CDS encoding FMN-dependent NADH-azoreductase has translation MKTLLINAHPDYQNNNSFSATLQEKFLDKYAVRFSNDDLTILNLYATDIPRIEQDELLGIWKKQADNLPLTEAELALAKQSQALLEQFKDHHRIVIVSPLHNFNVTSRMKDYIDNILIARETFKYTENGSVGLMTDDYQVLLLLASGSIYTNQDRYTTLDFAPNYIRGIFQEIMGFDAFHLVRAQGTAVRSKEEILAETDATLNKAFSEFYH, from the coding sequence ATGAAAACTTTACTAATAAATGCACACCCTGATTACCAAAATAACAACAGTTTTAGTGCGACTTTGCAAGAAAAATTCCTTGATAAATACGCTGTCCGATTTTCAAACGATGATCTCACAATTTTAAATCTTTATGCGACAGACATCCCACGCATTGAACAAGACGAATTATTAGGAATTTGGAAAAAACAAGCTGACAATCTTCCATTGACTGAAGCTGAATTAGCTCTAGCAAAACAATCGCAAGCATTGTTAGAACAGTTTAAAGATCACCACCGTATCGTTATTGTGTCACCTTTGCATAATTTCAATGTGACCTCACGAATGAAAGACTATATTGACAATATCTTGATTGCTCGTGAAACATTCAAATATACTGAAAATGGCTCTGTTGGGCTAATGACCGATGATTACCAAGTGCTTTTGCTTCTTGCCAGCGGTTCTATTTACACTAATCAAGACCGCTATACAACTTTGGATTTTGCTCCTAACTACATTCGTGGCATTTTCCAAGAAATCATGGGTTTTGACGCTTTCCACCTTGTCAGAGCTCAAGGAACTGCTGTTCGTTCTAAGGAAGAGATACTAGCCGAGACAGATGCCACTTTAAATAAAGCATTCTCAGAGTTTTATCATTAA
- a CDS encoding xanthine phosphoribosyltransferase produces the protein MKLLENRILNDGNVLGEDILKVDSFLTHQVDYELMQEIGKVFADAYKDAGITKVVTIEASGIAPALYTAQAMNVPMIFAKKAKNITMTEGILTAEVYSFTKRVTSTVSIASKFLSEDDTVLIVDDFLANGQAAKGLLEIIGQAGAKVAGIGIVIEKSFQTGRQLLEETGVPVTSLARIKEFKDGQVVFMEADA, from the coding sequence ATGAAATTATTGGAAAATCGCATCTTAAATGATGGGAATGTTTTAGGTGAGGACATCTTAAAAGTAGATAGTTTTCTAACTCACCAAGTTGACTATGAATTAATGCAGGAAATCGGCAAAGTTTTTGCTGATGCCTACAAAGATGCTGGTATTACTAAGGTTGTTACTATCGAAGCATCAGGTATTGCTCCAGCCCTCTATACAGCGCAAGCGATGAACGTTCCGATGATTTTTGCTAAAAAAGCGAAAAATATCACGATGACTGAAGGTATTTTAACCGCAGAAGTTTATTCGTTTACAAAACGTGTGACTAGCACCGTATCAATCGCAAGTAAATTCTTGTCAGAAGACGATACAGTTCTCATCGTTGATGATTTCTTGGCAAATGGTCAAGCTGCTAAAGGGCTTTTGGAAATCATTGGTCAAGCAGGAGCGAAAGTTGCTGGCATTGGGATTGTCATTGAAAAATCATTCCAAACTGGTCGCCAATTATTAGAAGAAACTGGTGTCCCTGTAACATCGTTAGCACGTATTAAAGAATTTAAAGATGGACAAGTTGTCTTTATGGAGGCAGATGCGTAA